The Nocardia sp. BMG111209 genome includes a window with the following:
- a CDS encoding acetyl-CoA C-acetyltransferase: MTTTVIVSGARTPVGKLLGGLKDFSGSALGGIAIKAALEKAGVRPDQVDYVIMGQVLQAGTGQLPARQAAVAAGIPMSVPAISPNKVCLSGINAISLADQLIRAGEFEIVVAGGQESMSRAPHLLLKGREGVKLGDLTLHDHMNYDGLHDVLTDQAMGLLTEERNDLDKIARADQDAFAAASHQRAAAAWKNGVFDDEVVPVPVPQRKGDPIPFTSDEGIRADTTAESLGKLRPAFRPDGTVTAGSASQISDGAAAVVVMSKEKAQELGLTWIAEIGAAGAVAGPDSTLQDQPANAIVKACAREGISPSDLDVVEINEAFAAVGVASARKLGLSDDKVNVNGGAIAIGHPLGMSGARIVLHLALELKRRGGGVGAAALCGGGGQGDALILRVR; the protein is encoded by the coding sequence GTGACCACAACAGTCATCGTCTCCGGCGCCCGGACCCCGGTCGGCAAACTGCTCGGTGGCCTGAAGGATTTCAGCGGCTCGGCTCTGGGCGGGATCGCCATCAAGGCGGCGCTGGAGAAGGCCGGCGTCCGGCCGGACCAGGTCGATTACGTCATCATGGGCCAGGTGCTGCAGGCCGGCACCGGCCAGCTGCCCGCCCGTCAGGCCGCGGTGGCCGCCGGTATCCCGATGAGCGTGCCCGCGATCAGCCCGAACAAGGTGTGCCTGTCCGGCATCAACGCCATCTCGCTGGCCGACCAGCTGATCCGCGCCGGCGAGTTCGAGATCGTGGTGGCCGGTGGCCAGGAGTCCATGTCGCGCGCGCCGCACCTGCTGCTCAAGGGCCGTGAGGGTGTGAAGCTCGGCGATCTGACCCTGCACGACCACATGAACTACGACGGCCTGCACGACGTGCTGACCGACCAGGCGATGGGCCTGCTCACCGAGGAACGTAACGATCTGGACAAGATCGCCCGTGCGGACCAGGACGCCTTCGCCGCCGCCTCGCATCAGCGCGCCGCGGCCGCGTGGAAGAACGGTGTGTTCGACGACGAGGTCGTGCCGGTTCCGGTGCCGCAGCGCAAGGGTGATCCGATCCCGTTCACCAGCGACGAGGGCATCCGCGCCGACACCACCGCGGAGTCGCTGGGCAAGCTGCGCCCGGCGTTCCGGCCGGACGGCACGGTCACCGCGGGTTCGGCCTCGCAGATCTCCGACGGCGCCGCCGCGGTGGTCGTGATGAGCAAGGAGAAGGCGCAGGAGTTGGGCCTGACCTGGATCGCCGAGATCGGCGCCGCCGGCGCGGTGGCCGGTCCGGACTCCACCCTGCAGGACCAGCCGGCCAACGCCATCGTGAAAGCCTGTGCGCGCGAGGGTATTTCGCCCTCCGACCTGGACGTGGTGGAGATCAACGAGGCGTTCGCCGCCGTCGGTGTCGCCTCGGCCCGCAAGCTCGGCCTGTCCGACGACAAGGTCAACGTCAACGGTGGCGCGATCGCCATCGGTCACCCGCTGGGCATGTCCGGCGCGCGCATCGTGCTGCACCTGGCCCTCGAGCTGAAGCGCCGCGGTGGCGGTGTCGGC
- the mce gene encoding methylmalonyl-CoA epimerase — protein MSTTDSSETSPFIPADYVIAVDHVGIAVPDLDTAVAWYSENLGMVETHREINETQGVHEAMLSLPAAGDDSTAVQLLAPLNENSTIAKFIDRNGPGIQQFAYRVTDVEAVATHLRSRGLRLLYDAPKRGTAGARINFLHPKDAGGVLIELIEPAANPTH, from the coding sequence GTGAGCACCACAGATTCATCCGAGACCAGCCCTTTCATCCCGGCCGATTACGTGATCGCCGTCGACCATGTCGGCATCGCGGTGCCGGATCTCGACACCGCCGTCGCCTGGTACAGCGAGAACCTCGGCATGGTGGAAACCCATCGCGAGATCAACGAGACCCAGGGCGTGCACGAGGCGATGCTGTCGCTGCCCGCCGCCGGCGACGACTCGACTGCTGTGCAGTTGCTGGCACCGCTGAACGAGAACTCGACGATTGCCAAGTTCATCGACCGCAACGGCCCGGGTATCCAGCAATTTGCCTATCGGGTCACCGATGTGGAGGCCGTAGCAACCCATTTGCGCAGTCGTGGCCTGCGCCTGTTGTACGACGCTCCGAAGAGGGGAACTGCGGGGGCGCGGATCAACTTCTTACACCCGAAGGATGCTGGCGGTGTGCTCATCGAGCTCATCGAACCGGCGGCCAATCCTACTCACTAG
- the nucS gene encoding endonuclease NucS, giving the protein MRLVIATCQVDYAGRLTAHLPMARRLIMIKADGSVLIHSDGGSYKPLNWMSPPCWLKEEVDTGAESGTAEKPRTRWIVTNKGGEQLQITIENIEHDSAFELGVDPGLQKDGVEAHLQVLLAEHIETLGAGYELISREYMTAIGPVDILCRDDRGATVAVEIKRRGEIDGVEQLTRYLELLNRDPLLTPVAGVFAAQLIKPQARTLAEDRGIRCLTLDYDALRGMQSTDFRLF; this is encoded by the coding sequence GTGCGTTTAGTCATCGCTACGTGCCAAGTCGACTATGCCGGACGGCTCACTGCTCATCTGCCGATGGCCCGCCGTTTGATCATGATCAAAGCCGACGGTTCCGTACTCATCCATTCCGACGGTGGTTCCTACAAACCGCTGAACTGGATGAGTCCGCCGTGCTGGCTGAAGGAGGAGGTCGATACCGGCGCCGAATCCGGCACCGCGGAGAAGCCGCGCACGCGATGGATCGTCACCAACAAGGGTGGTGAGCAGTTGCAGATCACCATCGAGAACATCGAGCACGATTCGGCCTTCGAACTCGGGGTCGATCCCGGTCTGCAGAAGGACGGCGTGGAGGCGCACCTGCAGGTGCTGCTCGCCGAGCACATCGAAACCCTGGGCGCCGGTTACGAACTCATCTCCCGCGAGTACATGACCGCGATCGGGCCGGTGGACATCCTGTGCCGCGACGATCGCGGGGCGACGGTGGCGGTGGAGATCAAGCGCCGCGGTGAGATCGACGGTGTGGAGCAGTTGACCCGCTATCTGGAACTGCTCAACCGCGATCCGCTGCTGACGCCGGTGGCCGGGGTCTTCGCGGCCCAGCTGATCAAGCCACAGGCGCGAACCCTGGCGGAGGACCGCGGGATCCGTTGTCTGACTCTCGATTACGATGCCCTCCGCGGCATGCAGAGCACCGATTTCCGGCTGTTCTGA